The segment AGCACTACTTTAGGAAggtattttttcattcatctgGCAACACTGACTGTCACTCACAGGTGGTTAGTCTGCCGAAAACTTTATGAAGTCATTGGTTACTTATTGTTAGATAGAAATaaagtacatttacatatgttgTGTGAAACTGACCATGGAGTAGCATCCACTTTAGTTGGAATCAAGTACCATCTACAACTTAGAAATAACTATTACAAACCTAGCAGTGTTTTCGAATGAGGTTTATCAGAAATCAGATCGAAATAGAATTCATAAAAATGATCTTCCTTAAGAATTTGTTCGGTATATAGAATTGTGGACGTGCAGTTTTAAATTGTAGATTCAAATGCCCTAACGATTTAAACCGTAGCAAAGCGGATTGCattaaacagaaaaaacacacatttGTGTTATTCTTACTTTATTCCAAACTCATAAAGGGACCCAAATTATAGGAAGTTGCCAAACATAACGTACAACTTACATCCAGGGGGAAAAGAAACACATTTGGGAATTATCGTCATGAAATAGATTAACATTTTGAATGGTTACTTATTGTTTTTAGTTTAATTTTAAAAACTCGAAGAATGGaatggtattattttttatttatttattgaataaaaagCCAAAATGACCGAATCAAGTATCACCAGAAAgattattgcatgtatatattttgggCGTATATCAAACCTGAATACAGGGAAATTAGCATCAGATTTAAAAACTTATCATCCTTTTAATTTTCTAAatttaaaaagatatagaaacaTTTGAATTTATGCTCTTGATAAAAGTCAGTTTATGTAGACAtttcaaacaacaacaaattcaaAATGGCAGAGATGGCGGTGGACGGGCGGGCGCAGCAAGTTCTGGATCTTCTTCTCAAATTCTCCGTTGACAAGCTTGATTCAGCATGGATAAAGAATGTAATAGACGCGGATTTCACAGAGGTGGAGGATTTGCCACCGGAGTTCGAGGATCTCCACTGCAGCACCAATTTCAGTGGGTTGTTCGGCGCTGTGATCGGGTCCTGTAGGCAGTGGATTGACACAATGCCAGCTCTCAACGACGACAGCGACAGGAGAACTTCGACGTCCAACCTCAACAGGTctacagaggaggagagaggtgaggtcgAAACACACACAAGATTCTGGATTGATTTGTCCGAAAATGTGAATTTGAAAGGGCTGATGTCACTGCTCTTTTTTTACATCTTCCGAGGTCAGAGGTATGATGCCAAGGAGGAAGATCGTGAGCTGGGCATCCAGGCGGCCagcctctatttcctcctcctctctgtgccAGGAAGCAATGCCTTCCGTGTGTTCCACCCCGTCATGTACCTCAAAGCTCTAGATATCCTGCGCCTGACAACTAAATTGCGTGTGGGAGCTGTGAGCCCAAAAAAAGGGCGTCAAGGTGGTGTTAGAGGTAGTCAGAGGAAGTCGCATGAGGAACTAATGGCAGACATGGAGGATGACGATGAAGCTGAAATAACAATGCTTACTCCAAGTGAGGCAAACAAACTCATTCGATCTTTGAATATTCTTCTTAATGATTTCTTGAGGCTCTCCCAACGGTTCTCATTGAAACATTCACCAGAGTCAATGGATGAGACCATTAGTATTCTTGTTGATGTGTCACGGTCAGAAACCCACAATGCCCAAGGAATCTTTGTTGGCAGACATGGCCCAGCAACTGTCACAGCACTAGCGTACAATGCTTATGTGGCACTGCAATCTATATGCAACCCCATTCATGGTAAGGTAAacaaaattgttattatgattatgaaacacATAATGTACAATATTCTTATGATCAGTCGAGGGTCTTCAGACTTGTCAGCTCGATCTTTAGGGGTTATACGAGACCATTCCCTCATCTTTGTCAAGTACATATTGACGCAAGTGAAGGAGGAAGCACATGAAGGTGTATATATCCTTATCCAGCACTTATGCATTCAGGTCCCAGACAAGGCAGAATTTAGGCAAAAAACTGCACAGTCTGTTGTGGAAATATTGCGCTATCTTCCCATCCAGTTGTACACAAAACTGATGAAATGGTTCTTCAAGTTCTCCCATAACGAAAAGGCAGGTCACAGGCTTTTCCTACTGGAGGTCATCTCAAAGATGCTAGGTGAAGAAGAACGCCAAGCTGAGGGCTCAGATAATCGCCCAGTGCAGAACAGCACTCAAGAGGTACAACCTCCCCTCAGAACAATAAGAGAGggtcaagaggaagaggaagagtctGAAGatgacaacagcagtagcagtttTGACAATGTTAGAGTAGATCATTCGGTAAATGTCCCACCGGATCGAAATATTCTCTCCCATAAATTTTTACTGAGTATTATATTTTCAAGGTGTCGTGATAGTGGAGCTACTGTCCGTTCAAAAGCGTTGGCCTTGCTGGCAGAATGCACATTTTCTACCAATCCAACCATTATGCTTGCTATGAAGCAAATATTTTTCCGTTCTCGGCCAACAGTCTTTACAACTCCACACATtgaaaataacaacatcaatatggAATCTCCACTTGAGCTAGAAGATGAGGATCTTGATTTACCAAATGCTTCCTTAGTTGTTTCTATGCTGCATCGTCGGGCACTGGATGACAAGGTTACTGTACGGAAGTCAGCTTTACAGGTTTTAGAAAACTTAATGAGAATTGACAATGAGATGCTTACGGATAAAAATATTGAGGTATGTATTGTAGTTCATAGCTTGTTGCTAGTAtactatgaatatatttgtaatatttttCTTAAGGACAGCAGTCACTCATTCTAGGAATATATGTGTcactccaataaaaaaaaattatgattaacAATTTCTGTTTTACACTATTTGTTCTTGAACAATTTTTTTCAGGAAAGACAATTGCAGGTTTGCAAGTTTCAGGGCAATAAACTCCCAAAATCACAATTTTCTAAGAAACTTACAGAAATTACTCAAATATCAAAATGATCTAATCAttcatatagtattatatatactttGTTTTTATACTGATTGTAAAATTTAGGCCTTTCATTTGAAAATCATCTTATACATGTTAACGTTCAGGTTTTTATGCTGTAAAATGCCCTTACCTTAAAATAAACTGTGGGTAGACTTTAGGCCCCAGATTGGTACTCCATAGATCTGTTTCATAAAAAATTGAAAATTTCTTTTCCTGAATTTAAGTTTTGTAGCAAAACTTGGATTTTGCTCTCAGTTGAATGAGTTTGATGTACTACCCATATATTCTTTTCAAGTTTCTGTAATAGttatctattatcatattataaagtCAAAGATAAAAGTTTATATAATGACTTATTTGGGAAAAGTTTATAGTAGGACTGCACCTGTCAAAGACTAAGTCCTCAACTCTAGTCAGCAATCTTAGGGAATCAAGTTCccactacccctcttcctcccactattTACCAGcacaccctatcctcctcttcattctccattatcccttccacaccctcctGAAGGTTTACATGACTCCTTTTTGTTACAGCAGTGTTCTTCCCCAGATCCTTCCCCCTAGagattcttcctgatacttcacctccttcccctggtCCCTTGTCTCATTCCTCaggttcttcttctacttcttcaccaCCCATTTCTACCGTTTTTACTTGGGGATTACTTCATAATTCTTCCTAGTTTAGTTCCACACATACTGTGGTCTTATCTCTCCATTGCTGCAGCCCATACCTGTtttcctcactcattctctttcctgaTCCCTCAACCTGTGGGTCATTCTCACAGaatcccttattttttcttttgacaaCTTGTTCTCCCTCCTCAAATGCTTTGATACCCTCCATTTGATCTATTTGCCATTTGCctgtaacccccttcccccttttactaATTCCTGCCCTGTTTACCCAATTTACCCCTAATTACCCTATTCACTATTATGGTATCCAATAGTGGAGTATGACTTTTGACATGCAACCCATTTTGTTCTAATCATTAACTCAGTTCTACCCTTTTATTTCCATGATAtcttaccatagtgctatatgatatTTGATGTCTAACACGTTTAATTGTTACGAACATTAACCATAAATCAACTGAGAAGCACATGCAGTACTTCATGCATGTAAACCTTCCTTTACACTATCACTCTTTATAGTTTGACTATATTATCTTGACTCTGTCAATATGTGAAAGTTTAGTTCTTAATTCCGTTTGCTTTGtctttgatgtaaaaaaaaaaaaaaaaaaagaagataaagataaagataagggcTCCTTATtattcctacaaaaaaaaaaaaaacttttattgaaGTTTAACCAATTAaagccggtatattttgaagccaaaaataaaagattccgggcggctacaaaatcggacTCTGCCCGCTGCTACATCGGAGCATAAGCCCCgttacagcgtcacactggcgggacacccggcaatgtttatttttttgggtgtcccatatgtgggacacccgtcgttagtgggttaaccCATAATAAACATTGCCTGGCGACGCGCTAGTGGGATGTTGTATTGGAGCTCGCGCTCCAAATACGTTGTGGGCCAAGGCTGGCACAAAGGCAGATTCTGGGCTGGCCCTgtgcgccgattttgtagccgcccagaaactattattttcggcttcaaaatatactggcattAGTGGGTTAAAGTGATACCTAGCACAAGTCGATCAGAGTTTTTACTGATTTTGTGAAATTACATGAAGTTCAAAAACAACATTTCGACTTCACCAAGTGATAATTTAGGGTATCAAGGACAGGATgatcaaagaaaatagaaaagctaaatttaaaaaatattcctGAGAACAAGATATTAACTAAGCCGTACTAGGGTTACCTCCTCACACACCCCATATCCCACTTACAGCATACATAATTCATGAAAACCATTTGGCAGTTTTGGAAAGGCTATACATTGATCAAGTCAGCTTGGATTGGGGGGGTGGGATATCAAGCAGGCAGTTGTCTTTAGACTTTAGGGGGTTAACAGAAGTTTATGCATGTTTGCTTTCTTTGCTGTCTCAAGTTGTATTGCTCCTTGGAATTACATTTAGAATAGAACTCAGTTCCTTTTAATAAATCAATAGTTTTCATTAACCCCAGAAGAACTTGCGGATTATATTTAGGCAAGCTCAGGGGGGACACAAAGCAGATTGGACGCAGTGTCTGTTAAATACCAGAAAATGAATGTGATGTGTCCAAATCTCATAATGCAGATTGTAATTAGTAGAACTAAAATTGCaactgaaataaaaaatgatCAAGTTGATTTAGTGAGCATCCAAACATAAAATGAAGCATTTGGAACATTAATAATTTTGGCTGCAAtgtatcacaaaaaaagaaaaaaaaatgttcatgttAAAATGTAAGAATAAAAAATGTAAGATTCATTAGCTTCCATCAGAAAAATTAATATGCAACCCTCAAAATTAAACTGTCCTTAATGTAGAAAAGCCCTTATCTTTTCAGTTAGAAGTAGTAAATTATAGGATGAGAAATAGTTATTAGGAAAATTCTTGCACTTTTTATAGTATAAACATTCTTAccaaaaaactggcaactcactctgGACTCTGGAGTGGTCCAAGTTCCCAAGTCtcttttgagaaaaaaatgtgGTGTAAAGCAATGAATCAAAAATGATATGATTGTTCGTTTCTGAAAATCTATAGATTTGCCTTGCACATTACCCTACAGACTTACTTCAAATCTTTAGATTGTTGAAAGTCTTCATTACAATGTACAACTTTCCACAGGTCTTAGTAGAGCACTGTCGGGACCCAGCGCTGATCATCCGTAAGCAGATGGTCACTTCTTTGACAACACTTGTATTGTGTTACCCAGAACACAGTGGTGTGATGTCAAGGTGGATAAAAGGGGTCTTGCCCCTTATTCTTGACCCAGAGATGAAAGTTCAAGAGAGAGTAGTAGAGGTAAGTTCTGAccttaaatgaaaataagaagcacatgataaatatatggaattatgatgatgattattttctttcAGGTGAACATATCTTTGAtgctatttattttattcaaagTCTTAATGATATGACAAggctttattttgttgtttttagttaAGTAACATTTTTGCTCATGTTGGTTTGTCACAAGCATTAGTCTTTTTCATTTCTCAGGAAGttactgtatttatattttttataagcaATCTatgaaatacatgcataaattatATTACAGATTTATCCataaattattacttttatgctaTTGCTGAAACAGATTTTGGAGAATATCTCATGTGATatgaaattaaaaatataatttacaATTTATATCTGTCAATAGGTTCTTGATCAACTGTTATTCAAGCCCATGTTACCTCATGACCATCCTAAGGGTAATCTGCCCGAAAGCAAGCTACCCTGGCATGTACTGAGTGGCATCACAAAACATTCCTTCCACAAGTTTTTCAATAAAGCTATCATGATGTGGTCCAAAACAGAATATGTAAGGTGGGTATACTTATTTGTATTCATAGATTACAAAGATGTATGGTTGTGCATGATTGCAAATGTGATAGATtaagttctgtatatatatatatatatatatatatatatatatatatatatatatataatttttttttttttttttttttttcatttgtttgattgatttttttttccaattttaaacagatatatatatataaaagtggaaGTTTGATATGATTTACTCTGTAAAGCTTGTAAGTGAAACAGTGTTTTGGTAATTGAACAAATATCATACAAGTAATTTACAGTTTTACTAGGTATTCATTGGTTGGATCTTCCTGATACCTCCTATCTATCCACCCCAAGCCATATTCTTCCAGGCCATTTATCATTAAGTCTGGTTTGCCAGAATATGTTTAGTGAAGGTTTGTTGGATTTTGCTGGAAAGCCATCAGGTTTCGGGGACACTACTATGACTGATGTTGCAATGATATTAGGTTAGAAAGGATGTAGGCCTTTCAAGTGGATTGGGCAGAAAGCAGTTCactattttgataaaaaaaagccTGGCTGTGAAATGAACTTGGTTAATTAGTAAggtttattgtttgtgtgtgtgtgtttgctgtagAGTTTAAAATGATATGATTAAATAGTTTGCAACAAGTATTCCTTTCATCTTGCAGACCCCAAATTGCCAGCATTGCTCGCACTCACATTGGGAATAAATACAATGAAGAAGTCTGGACACTGTTGGCTTTGCTTTCCAATCATATTACTGTGAAAAATATTGCCTTTGCTGTGGACTATTTTGAAGAGCATTGTCAAGGAGAATCACAGGTGAATGACGCTAGTAATGTATCTGTAAATCTGCATTTATCTGCTTTTGGAAAGGATATTATTTTAGTATGGCACTTGTAAAAATGTTGATATATCAGCATTATAAAAATGATGCAATGACAGTTTTTTAATAACTGCAGGTGGGTGCCTATACCCTACAACAAGTATTGAAAGTACTGAGCAACAGCATCAAGCATGTACCAAACGACCGTGCTGAGGCCTTGCAGAAGCAGCTTTTGGAGCCTGTCAACAATTTCTTGGTTGGAGTTGAACTCATATCTTCCATGATGGATACAGTTACTCTGCTTAGTTATAAGCTCCATGGTGATGAGGCAGAGGGTAGGTTGGGTTGAACTGGATGTTATTTTGTTTCTCATATCTCTATTATTTGATATAAAGTTTAGTAAAAGGCttaaataagaatgatataacaTCACAAAACCAGAGGCATGGCTAATTAAGTATTTCaattaaattatcataattttatgagGTTGCAATGTAaagtttttcattcttatttataccTTACATTTTTATCTATCACAGTGAATtacataatttttgtttttatgagaAGCTACAActagatttattttcttttacaattACATTTCTGACAATCTGGTCCTTTCATGGAAATACAAaggtaatattttatatatataatatgaaatgaaCATGAACTTTCAGGacaaaaagacatagagaaaTGGGTGGCTCCACTTCTTAAGATGTGTGACGACCACTTGAAACACATCCTGTTTGAAAAGACAGACCCcatagacaaagagggagaggagctgCTTTTCAGGTAAGAAAGGGATGATGAATGCGTACTTGGTTGTCTCTTGTGGATTTTATTGTGATGTCAAATCAACAGAATTAACCCATTAGATCTGAATAACATGACCATcacatcaggaaaaaaaaaaatggctgaggGCTGCATGACATGAATATACCATCTTTAAAAATTTGGCTGTGGGTTGGGGTGATGGGAGTATGCCATCATGAGAATTTTGGCTGAGGGCTGGGCTGACAGAAATGAGTCATCGTAAACATATAAAGTTCTTGGAGAAAGATGAGACTCAATGAGTGTTTAGGAAGGGGCtcttttattatttcaatttCCAAGGGTTTAATGTATCATCTGTCCTCTGTAAGTAGTGACAAGAACAGCACTTTCTCCTGGGAAGACactttccatgctcaggatcctgtTCCTGTTGGCTGTGGCTGGCTACACAGGTTGTTATAGAAAATCAAGTAATATGAAAAAATAGGATAACAAATCTTTATTGTGACTGTTACCATGCAGTTgtagactacctagagagattATGTAGAATCTGGCAAAGGAAAACATTTTATTTCCATCTTGATATAGCATGACAATGGACAAATATAGACCTTGGTaaattgcaaaaaaagaaaaaaatgcttttgcAGAAAATAGATAATGTGATTGCAAAAGTGTGACAGTGAGTCTATATATCACACATAAAAGTTCCTCTGGGTTGGCCCAGTGTAGCTCACAAGAAGAGAGAGTGGTGTCTCAAGTAAGTGTAAAACCTAGATATTGGTCCATGTGCATGTTGTAATGTACCTGGATCCAGTGGGTTAATTTTGTTCAGTCAAAATTTTCAAAAGactaaatgatataaatagtataaATTTGGATTTTCAGTGCatgttctcctccctttcttttttcatatcaattataatttttttctatgtatttactatctttttatcttctacAACTTTTCAATCAGTTTTATCcttgtctcgttttctttattatccttcagagactttcctttttattttatattttatatcccATGATTAATCAAAAGAGACTGCAAAGTCAATGACAGAACTTCATTTTCAATCTTAATCTCATCTACAGACACCTGTTTACCTTGGGAGAGGCTTCAATGCTTTGTCCTCACAAGGTCAACAAAAGGATGTTCTTGATGCTGCAGAGTATCATATTTCACCAATCAGGAGTACAGAGAACTGGGTCAGCAATTATCCCCTCGTCCCAGACACAGAGTTCTCAGCCTACGGCCATCACTTTTATACCAACTACTAGAGTGCAGGTTTGATTTGAGAAGTTGGTTTTGTTTTCAGTTTGAGTAGGTTATGAAAAATCTATTTGGCTATCCTTTtgaatatccttatatatatgtatgtatatatgtatatatatatatatatatatatatatatatatatatatatatatatatatatatatatatatatatatatttatatatatatattttttttttgtatatatgcatatacatatatatgcatatatctctatatattttttaattatttatttatttatttaattattattattatttattattattattttttgaggatGTAATCCACTCATTGCATGGCATCTATCATCACTCCCATGTGACACCCTATCAAGTCAAGTGCAGTCAAGCCTGCTCTAAGTTGTAGGTCAgacatttgtttacttttttgccCCTAACTGTGGTCATTCAGGAGAAAAAGACCCATAGAAGAGGCTCTTTTACCCttatttagtaaaaaaaataatgtatgctGCAGTTAATTAAGAGGGCAAAAAGCATGGTGAAAATGTTTCCCTTGCCTCTAATTTTTAACTCTATTGGCTAACTTTATGTGAATGGATTATTATGATGTAG is part of the Penaeus vannamei isolate JL-2024 chromosome 19, ASM4276789v1, whole genome shotgun sequence genome and harbors:
- the LOC113830542 gene encoding condensin-2 complex subunit D3-L; its protein translation is MAEMAVDGRAQQVLDLLLKFSVDKLDSAWIKNVIDADFTEVEDLPPEFEDLHCSTNFSGLFGAVIGSCRQWIDTMPALNDDSDRRTSTSNLNRSTEEERGEVETHTRFWIDLSENVNLKGLMSLLFFYIFRGQRYDAKEEDRELGIQAASLYFLLLSVPGSNAFRVFHPVMYLKALDILRLTTKLRVGAVSPKKGRQGGVRGSQRKSHEELMADMEDDDEAEITMLTPSEANKLIRSLNILLNDFLRLSQRFSLKHSPESMDETISILVDVSRSETHNAQGIFVGRHGPATVTALAYNAYVALQSICNPIHGKVNKIVIMIMKHIMYNILMISRGSSDLSARSLGVIRDHSLIFVKYILTQVKEEAHEGVYILIQHLCIQVPDKAEFRQKTAQSVVEILRYLPIQLYTKLMKWFFKFSHNEKAGHRLFLLEVISKMLGEEERQAEGSDNRPVQNSTQEVQPPLRTIREGQEEEEESEDDNSSSSFDNVRVDHSVNVPPDRNILSHKFLLSIIFSRCRDSGATVRSKALALLAECTFSTNPTIMLAMKQIFFRSRPTVFTTPHIENNNINMESPLELEDEDLDLPNASLVVSMLHRRALDDKVTVRKSALQVLENLMRIDNEMLTDKNIEVLVEHCRDPALIIRKQMVTSLTTLVLCYPEHSGVMSRWIKGVLPLILDPEMKVQERVVEVLDQLLFKPMLPHDHPKGNLPESKLPWHVLSGITKHSFHKFFNKAIMMWSKTEYVRPQIASIARTHIGNKYNEEVWTLLALLSNHITVKNIAFAVDYFEEHCQGESQVGAYTLQQVLKVLSNSIKHVPNDRAEALQKQLLEPVNNFLVGVELISSMMDTVTLLSYKLHGDEAEGQKDIEKWVAPLLKMCDDHLKHILFEKTDPIDKEGEELLFRHLFTLGEASMLCPHKVNKRMFLMLQSIIFHQSGVQRTGSAIIPSSQTQSSQPTAITFIPTTRVQALAVVTLGKMCLQHEDQAKRIIPALGKMLDSSTCSSLKINIVFTLSDMCVRYATLVDPLMPQVTACLRDPDLQVRRTTLTLLINLLQEDYLKLKGSFFYRILQCLTDDQEDIRSTVIFYITERLLKRFPKILCQHFIECIFHYNCYEEHESYNKFTQSTSEKELFSLAEEHHREDRHMIYRFMLDHMPDDQRFTITQRLCQDVLGGIVDGRIKLTPSSLPMLQDTLTVLSSDEIKLASLKSRPEDADQPTDQAEQAAMAGMAIKKTIISQVVKRNVIENIVPILIAVKHKLEENRSPLMKHLLLYLKELMKDYKNEVKEILAGDKQLAKEIEFDLRRFDQEQREEAEEQRNPPVENKRTEAAKEPVQVEGTNFTETSEEGPQQPASPKPSLMTPLNIAGKTPSVAKNDLLRLALLNNKTLAARRKSIAAAPETEPEVNSVSCSIKGRRASVADFREKSDEEVVFNTSNANNTHVDPRPIESVPAEDNDENLMVTPKKSKDSQKSREELLRAISTPQAHQSVISNITFMNETQDVSAISINTTITSHSEGSNNADKPKLLLHLKSPEAYAKESDFSQLRKGTRREVNTKKEHAKQSEKSVRCALFETATNVSESEDDDSIVPNRKHTSFVNTNKTEARGKVKRTRDMASLSPDPKKSENDKKEPDVTYKKPSQKRSRVKTK